The Lysinibacillus pakistanensis genome includes a window with the following:
- a CDS encoding tetratricopeptide repeat protein, giving the protein MEKKHQKENLTNVVSFIPTGDYYYKKSIQAMNSGQMNKAYKYLQRAVDLSPDDPMILLQLAIVELEGQRFEEAYDLLRHAYQIDPENLEIIFYMAEVSGCVGMIQDAKRFAEQYLQKEPDGAYADEAAEILEFVAFEQDDFEELDGTGEDLYRQEQARRCMEKGDFPEAINILEELIEDRPDFWSAYNNLALAYFYVGEAEQAKALLNTVLRENKGNLHALCNLTVIAYYEKNEEELKDLLNVLVKIQPYTWEHRYKLGATLALVGQYDLAFKWLRSMQKRGYIGDAGFYFWLSHAAYFSGHKEISKSAWEQLLELDPDKEGFEPWREQENVYELDALEHDRDYIVEKLESNYTSERIFGLFLLSCTAHKQEIIAHPKWIDVEQYGSFEKLFLAYALGHHFDMKNKVEASFLRAVSVPEILLEQYGKLTALIAPMFQMWFVLCEQALNSNYRFTNPAAIAGANDFLFRSSRMLKVTKKEIAQQYGVSVATLSKYIDEILKFLPNGHK; this is encoded by the coding sequence TTGGAAAAGAAACATCAAAAAGAAAATCTAACGAATGTCGTGTCGTTCATTCCAACAGGCGACTATTATTATAAAAAATCAATTCAAGCAATGAATAGTGGACAAATGAATAAAGCTTATAAATATTTACAGCGTGCGGTAGATCTAAGTCCAGATGATCCAATGATCTTATTGCAATTGGCAATCGTGGAGTTAGAGGGTCAACGTTTCGAGGAAGCGTATGATCTTCTTCGTCATGCCTATCAAATTGATCCAGAGAATCTAGAAATCATTTTTTATATGGCTGAGGTTTCAGGATGTGTTGGTATGATACAAGATGCTAAACGCTTTGCGGAGCAATATTTGCAAAAAGAGCCAGATGGTGCCTATGCAGATGAGGCGGCAGAAATATTAGAATTCGTTGCTTTTGAGCAGGATGATTTTGAGGAGCTAGATGGTACTGGCGAGGATTTATATCGACAGGAACAGGCGAGGCGTTGTATGGAAAAAGGGGACTTCCCCGAAGCTATTAATATTCTAGAAGAGTTAATTGAAGATCGACCAGATTTTTGGTCAGCTTATAATAATTTAGCACTTGCCTATTTTTATGTTGGTGAGGCAGAACAGGCAAAGGCACTTTTAAACACTGTCTTGCGTGAAAATAAGGGGAATTTACATGCGTTGTGTAATTTAACCGTTATTGCATATTATGAAAAAAATGAAGAAGAATTAAAGGACCTATTAAATGTACTTGTTAAAATCCAGCCTTACACTTGGGAACATCGCTACAAGCTAGGTGCAACATTAGCGTTAGTTGGGCAATATGATTTGGCCTTTAAATGGTTACGTAGTATGCAAAAACGTGGTTATATAGGGGATGCTGGCTTTTATTTTTGGTTATCCCATGCGGCATACTTCTCAGGACATAAGGAAATTTCTAAGAGTGCTTGGGAGCAACTATTAGAGCTAGATCCGGACAAAGAGGGCTTTGAACCTTGGCGTGAACAGGAAAATGTTTATGAGCTCGATGCATTAGAGCATGACCGTGATTATATTGTAGAAAAACTAGAGAGTAATTATACTAGTGAGCGTATTTTTGGTTTGTTTTTATTGAGCTGTACAGCGCATAAGCAAGAAATTATTGCACATCCCAAATGGATAGACGTTGAGCAATATGGTTCGTTTGAAAAGTTATTCTTAGCATATGCACTTGGTCATCACTTTGATATGAAAAACAAGGTTGAGGCTAGTTTTTTACGAGCAGTAAGTGTGCCAGAAATTTTATTAGAACAGTATGGTAAGCTTACGGCCCTCATTGCACCAATGTTTCAAATGTGGTTTGTTCTCTGTGAGCAGGCACTTAACAGCAATTATCGTTTTACAAATCCAGCAGCTATTGCAGGAGCGAATGATTTTTTATTTCGTTCATCTCGAATGCTCAAGGTTACAAAAAAAGAGATAGCTCAGCAATATGGGGTATCTGTGGCGACTTTATCAAAGTATATTGATGAAATTTTAAAGTTCTTACCAAACGGTCATAAGTAA
- the hisH gene encoding imidazole glycerol phosphate synthase subunit HisH, producing the protein MKIGVIDYGMGNLFSVEQALVRLGCEVVVTADEKALDKADALLLPGVGAFPDAMKRLAETKLDGYLQRVKADNRPLLGICLGMQLLFEESEEVTATKGLGFFKGSIKRFAGVNDGQAYRVPHMGWNELIMTNRPTWLTALPPAKHVYFVHSFYATDINETELVAYADYHGIWVPGIVATGSVTGMQFHPEKSGELGVFLLQQWLKGVASC; encoded by the coding sequence GTGAAAATAGGTGTGATCGATTATGGTATGGGTAATTTATTTAGTGTAGAGCAAGCATTAGTACGACTTGGCTGTGAGGTGGTTGTTACGGCTGATGAAAAAGCATTGGATAAAGCAGATGCCCTTTTATTACCAGGTGTTGGAGCATTTCCAGATGCTATGAAACGACTTGCTGAGACAAAATTAGATGGCTATTTACAAAGGGTAAAAGCAGACAATCGTCCACTGCTGGGTATTTGCTTAGGCATGCAGTTGCTATTTGAGGAAAGTGAAGAGGTGACAGCGACAAAAGGCTTAGGATTTTTCAAAGGTAGCATCAAACGTTTTGCTGGTGTGAATGATGGTCAGGCATATCGAGTACCACATATGGGCTGGAACGAGCTAATCATGACTAATCGTCCAACTTGGCTAACAGCGTTGCCACCAGCGAAGCATGTGTATTTTGTTCACTCCTTTTATGCAACAGATATAAATGAAACAGAGCTTGTCGCCTATGCAGATTATCATGGGATATGGGTTCCGGGTATTGTTGCTACTGGCTCAGTAACGGGAATGCAGTTTCATCCAGAAAAATCAGGTGAGCTAGGTGTGTTTTTATTACAGCAATGGTTGAAGGGGGTGGCTTCATGCTAA
- the hisF gene encoding imidazole glycerol phosphate synthase subunit HisF, with amino-acid sequence MLTKRIIPCLDVKEGRVVKGVQFVSLRDAGDPVELAKFYDEQGADELVFLDISASHEGRETMVDVVRQTAATLAIPFTVGGGIRTLDDMKRILRAGADKVSVNTSALERPELIKEGSDFFGAQCIVVAIDARYSDEDGTWMVYTHGGRNKTSWQATEWAREAVRLGAGEILLTSMNQDGEKSGFDLALTKAVREAVTVPVIASGGAGNAEHFYEVLADDVDADAALAASIFHYKETSVAQVKEYLREKGVAVR; translated from the coding sequence ATGCTAACAAAGCGTATTATTCCATGTCTGGATGTGAAAGAGGGGCGAGTTGTAAAGGGAGTGCAATTTGTGTCTTTACGAGATGCGGGCGACCCAGTAGAGCTAGCCAAGTTTTATGATGAACAGGGGGCAGATGAGCTTGTTTTTCTTGATATCTCTGCCTCACATGAAGGACGTGAAACAATGGTGGATGTCGTGCGACAAACCGCAGCGACACTTGCTATTCCATTTACAGTAGGTGGTGGAATTCGCACATTGGACGATATGAAACGCATTTTACGTGCAGGCGCTGATAAGGTATCAGTCAATACTTCTGCTTTAGAGCGACCTGAGCTTATTAAAGAAGGATCTGACTTTTTTGGTGCCCAATGTATTGTTGTTGCTATTGATGCGCGCTATAGTGATGAAGACGGCACATGGATGGTTTATACGCATGGTGGTCGCAACAAAACTAGTTGGCAAGCAACAGAGTGGGCAAGGGAAGCGGTTCGCTTGGGCGCTGGAGAAATTTTATTAACGAGCATGAATCAGGACGGTGAAAAATCAGGTTTTGATTTAGCCTTAACTAAGGCAGTGAGAGAGGCTGTGACAGTTCCTGTTATTGCTAGTGGTGGTGCAGGGAATGCCGAGCATTTTTACGAAGTATTAGCGGATGATGTTGATGCAGATGCAGCTCTTGCCGCATCGATCTTTCATTACAAAGAAACGAGCGTAGCGCAAGTAAAAGAATACTTACGTGAAAAAGGAGTGGCGGTAAGATGA
- the hisD gene encoding histidinol dehydrogenase produces MKITKLTKGISLKRQLESGNEEQLKVVRQVLADVRAQGDTAIRFYTEKWDGFAPENLRVTQEEIEEGANAIDQQLYADLTEAAQNIRLYHEQQKRSGYRLELANGSWLGQRITALDAVGLYVPGGIAAYPSSVLMNVIPAQVAGVKRIVISSPAGRDGKLPPGVLAAARILGVEEIYKVGGAQAIAGLAYGTETISPVDKITGPGNIFVALAKREVFGEVSIDMIAGPSEIAVLADDTAFADEVAADLLSQAEHDQLACAILVTTSEQLAKKVADEVEKQLTTLPRQEIARASIENFGAIYVAEKMADAIEAVNSLAPEHLEIVTKNAEAVAEQIRHAGGIFIGRYSSEPVGDYFAGTNHILPTNSTARFASGLNVDDFVKKSSIVFYSEKTWAENAPKIARLARMEGLEGHARAVESRGWEKE; encoded by the coding sequence ATGAAAATAACAAAGCTAACAAAGGGTATTTCTTTAAAGCGCCAGCTTGAAAGTGGTAATGAAGAACAATTAAAGGTAGTACGACAAGTATTGGCAGATGTGCGAGCACAGGGCGACACGGCTATACGTTTTTATACAGAGAAATGGGATGGCTTTGCACCTGAAAATTTACGTGTCACACAGGAAGAAATAGAAGAAGGCGCAAATGCGATAGATCAACAGCTTTATGCTGATTTAACAGAAGCTGCTCAAAATATTCGACTTTATCATGAGCAGCAAAAGCGATCAGGTTATCGCTTAGAGCTAGCAAATGGGTCATGGCTAGGGCAACGAATTACAGCGCTCGATGCAGTGGGCCTGTATGTTCCAGGGGGTATAGCGGCTTACCCATCGTCAGTTTTGATGAATGTTATTCCTGCACAAGTTGCTGGTGTGAAACGCATTGTTATATCTTCACCAGCAGGTCGAGATGGAAAATTACCTCCAGGTGTACTTGCTGCTGCGAGAATTTTAGGTGTAGAGGAAATATATAAAGTTGGTGGAGCTCAAGCCATTGCAGGACTTGCATATGGTACAGAAACCATTTCGCCAGTGGATAAAATTACTGGCCCCGGAAATATTTTTGTAGCACTAGCAAAACGTGAAGTATTTGGTGAAGTATCAATTGATATGATTGCGGGACCAAGTGAAATTGCGGTGCTAGCAGACGATACTGCATTTGCGGATGAGGTTGCAGCGGATCTTTTATCGCAGGCGGAGCATGATCAGTTGGCATGTGCCATTTTAGTGACGACTTCTGAGCAGTTGGCAAAAAAAGTAGCTGATGAAGTGGAGAAGCAATTAACCACTTTACCACGTCAGGAGATAGCGCGTGCATCTATTGAAAACTTTGGAGCGATTTATGTTGCTGAGAAAATGGCAGATGCAATTGAAGCCGTTAATTCACTAGCACCTGAGCATTTAGAAATTGTAACGAAAAATGCTGAGGCTGTGGCTGAACAGATTCGTCATGCGGGTGGTATTTTCATCGGTCGTTATAGCTCTGAACCAGTTGGTGATTACTTTGCTGGGACAAACCATATACTGCCGACAAATAGTACTGCTCGCTTTGCAAGTGGCTTAAACGTCGATGATTTTGTGAAAAAATCAAGTATTGTTTTTTATAGCGAAAAAACTTGGGCAGAAAATGCACCAAAAATTGCACGGCTTGCACGCATGGAAGGCTTAGAGGGGCATGCACGTGCAGTAGAATCACGTGGATGGGAAAAGGAGTAG
- the hisG gene encoding ATP phosphoribosyltransferase encodes MNELTIAMPKGRIFEEAYQMLLEAGFNLPEEVEMSRKLMIEIPEEKIRFILAKPMDVPVYVEHGVADIGIAGKDVLLEQQREVHELLDLKISTCYIASAGLPNTVMNEIAPRIATKYPNIAMKYYKGIGEQVEIIELNGSIELAPMIGLADRIVDIVSTGRTLKENGLVEYEFITDVSSRLIANPVSYRMKGDRIIDLVRRLKKCVN; translated from the coding sequence GTGAATGAATTAACGATTGCTATGCCAAAAGGGCGCATTTTTGAAGAGGCATATCAAATGCTTTTAGAGGCTGGCTTTAATTTACCTGAAGAAGTAGAAATGTCCCGTAAATTAATGATAGAAATTCCTGAGGAGAAAATTCGTTTTATTTTAGCTAAACCAATGGATGTGCCTGTTTATGTAGAACACGGCGTTGCAGATATTGGGATAGCAGGGAAGGATGTTTTATTAGAACAGCAACGAGAAGTGCATGAATTGCTGGATCTCAAAATTAGTACATGCTACATCGCTTCAGCAGGATTGCCTAATACAGTGATGAATGAAATAGCACCAAGAATAGCCACGAAATACCCAAATATTGCTATGAAATATTATAAGGGCATTGGGGAGCAGGTAGAAATTATTGAGCTTAATGGATCGATTGAATTGGCACCTATGATTGGCTTAGCAGATCGTATTGTCGATATTGTTTCAACTGGCCGAACGCTTAAAGAAAATGGTCTTGTGGAATATGAATTTATTACAGACGTATCATCACGGTTAATTGCTAATCCAGTAAGCTATCGTATGAAGGGAGATCGTATTATCGATCTAGTGAGACGCTTAAAGAAATGTGTTAACTAA
- the hisB gene encoding imidazoleglycerol-phosphate dehydratase HisB: MTEIKRFAKVERTTNETQISVAIDLDGEGKADIKTGVGFMDHMLDLFIKHGLFDGTIQANGDTYIDDHHTTEDLGIVLGQAIREALGDKKGIKRYGTAFVPMDDALAQVVVDCSNRPHLEYRVPQLKEKVGSFDTELVHEFLWKFALEARMNVHVIVPYGQNTHHIIEAIFKALARAIDAAVEIDPRVKGVPSTKGLLT, from the coding sequence ATGACAGAAATAAAACGCTTTGCGAAAGTAGAACGAACAACCAATGAAACGCAAATCTCAGTAGCTATTGATTTAGATGGGGAAGGGAAGGCTGATATTAAAACTGGCGTTGGCTTTATGGATCATATGCTGGATTTATTTATCAAGCATGGACTTTTTGATGGAACAATTCAAGCGAATGGTGATACTTACATTGACGATCATCATACTACAGAGGACCTTGGAATCGTACTAGGACAAGCGATTCGTGAAGCACTTGGTGATAAAAAAGGCATTAAACGCTATGGCACAGCATTTGTACCAATGGATGATGCGTTAGCACAGGTTGTTGTAGATTGCTCTAATCGTCCACATTTAGAATACCGCGTACCGCAATTAAAAGAAAAAGTGGGTAGCTTTGATACAGAATTAGTTCATGAGTTTTTATGGAAATTTGCTCTAGAAGCAAGAATGAATGTTCACGTCATTGTACCATATGGACAGAATACACATCATATTATAGAGGCAATTTTTAAGGCGTTAGCACGCGCGATTGATGCAGCAGTGGAAATTGATCCACGTGTTAAAGGTGTGCCATCAACTAAGGGGCTGTTAACGTGA
- the hisIE gene encoding bifunctional phosphoribosyl-AMP cyclohydrolase/phosphoribosyl-ATP diphosphatase HisIE, with product MIDSIKFDDKGLVTAVVQDANTKEVLTVAYMNKESLKKTLESGETWFYSRSRQELWHKGATSGHTQKVVSMKADCDGDALVVEVLPAGPACHNGTTSCFTKLIQQNTKVGSVEIISKLVNVIAKREQEMPEGAYTTYLFDKGIDKICKKVGEEATEVVIGAKNRDAEEVKWEAADLLYHLLVLLQEQKVSVYDVLHVLEKRHEEK from the coding sequence ATGATAGACAGCATTAAATTTGATGATAAAGGACTTGTCACTGCAGTTGTGCAAGATGCCAATACAAAAGAAGTATTAACTGTAGCCTATATGAATAAAGAATCGCTGAAAAAAACACTTGAATCAGGTGAAACATGGTTCTACTCACGTTCACGTCAGGAGCTTTGGCACAAGGGGGCAACTAGTGGTCATACACAAAAAGTAGTGTCCATGAAAGCTGACTGTGATGGAGATGCGTTAGTTGTAGAGGTACTCCCTGCTGGTCCAGCCTGTCATAATGGCACAACGTCCTGCTTTACAAAGCTTATTCAGCAAAATACGAAGGTTGGCTCTGTTGAGATTATTTCTAAGCTTGTTAACGTTATTGCAAAACGTGAACAAGAAATGCCAGAAGGCGCATATACTACATATTTATTCGATAAAGGAATCGATAAAATTTGTAAAAAGGTCGGGGAAGAGGCAACGGAAGTTGTTATTGGTGCAAAAAATCGAGATGCAGAAGAGGTTAAATGGGAAGCAGCCGATTTACTTTACCATTTATTAGTACTACTGCAAGAACAAAAAGTAAGCGTTTATGATGTTTTACATGTGTTAGAAAAACGTCACGAAGAGAAATAA